The following coding sequences lie in one Arabidopsis thaliana chromosome 3, partial sequence genomic window:
- a CDS encoding GPI-anchored adhesin-like protein, which yields MLSSNSLQSGQEEQVSREVQSIRLEVESNKNAGTWFTKGTLERFVRFVSTPEVLELVSALDVEMSQLEAARKIYGEGTSDQRSSAKDSTDTTPAADVTKKELLKAIDLRLAAVRQDLATACNRASAAGFNPITVSELSQFADRFGANRLNEACTKFITLCQRRPELMSSWRVNQEEEAIRSSWESDMSIDDPSEDPSRDLATNRNQQHREYQTGMEEQSATGTSYCQHESKLKPQSSHDENDEEEEKSTVQNEPLVSQPRQLTRRLSVQERISMFENKQKENSGEKTAVAKSTELKRLSSDLSSSAGMEKVVVRRWSGASDMSIDLGNDRKDDTGDSPLCTPSSSSVSKDGSGASSKQFVGYNKKEQNGLSHAANPHRNEEECTSNNGGDWGMDEVESQNSSSTFLPKDKEVDLNVPFRTNNQVRHQGNSPDRYLEKNSKYKFHEKNPRASSDYTGNANINDDANNQMSDFISNRQNQIQFRDPQSHSLSTLQQLGGTEPIITSVQSNGVTAESPRKELMPSDRQSPLLEDRQRKTPFSGGSEQMKRPHSRRPEMGSAAVNTKPSAAINSVSDISESDTLIQVSPTEQVQRARPSKGSQELNDELKVKANELEKLFAEHMLRVPGDQSSSVRRGKPGKPSEQAVTSQLRRPVAQDLSSVQISDQKTLAMPTLTSNDEDKFKTPPTMKMVVTKDYGDTTRQNFPEISFSDNSRGKFYEQYMQKRDAKLKEDWSCRRTEKEAKLKVMQDILDRSNAEMKTKFSQSTGRRDSSARRAEKLVYFNSKLSAKKDQHPISSFQSEEDEDGSRSTQNKKLQQNKNNLLIARTTATSASRSAAKVSTLSAVRRRGQSEKHFAQSVPNFSEIKKEGMKPASGVGKNGVRTQVRSSIRPKAVNEEEKLRRPKIFRKGAAEAAELATDFSQLKSEDGVSVPLYLEQEQSGRNFNSHGTGISSDNAQLKASEESEASDDMEKEGMGEALDDTEVEAFTDAENEMPRLSQESEEWGSTGVANGESFSQLDAGSNTELPAAMASRHQTMGSILDSPGESTSPWNSRVKHRYPNEASELDASVDSPVGSPAFWNFSSLNHTESDTTQMRKKWGAAQKRAAGGNPSQNQCQQDVTKGLKRLLNFGRKNRAAESLADWISATTSEGDDDTDDGRDLANRSSEDLRKSRMGFLQSHPSGDSFNESELFTEHVQTTGTPLSFKLKEDQTTGASVKAPRSFFSLSNFRSKGK from the exons ATGCTGTCTTCCAACTCTCTCCAAAGCGGTCAAG AAGAACAGGTTTCCCGGGAAGTTCAGTCTATCAGGCTAGAAGTTGAAAGCAACAAAAATGCTGGAACCTGGTTTACGAAAGGGACCCTCGAAAG GTTTGTACGCTTTGTTAGTACCCCAGAGGTTCTGGAATTGGTTAGCGCTTTGGATGTGGAAATGTCTCAGTTGGAGGCTGCTCGGAAAATATATGGCGAG GGGACTAGTGATCAGCGATCTAGTGCAAAAG ATAGCACAGATACTACTCCAGCCGCTGATGTGACAAA AAAGGAGTTACTGAAAGCTATTGATTTACGGCTAGCAGCAGTTAGACAGGACTTAGCAACTGCCTGTAATCGTGCTTCGGCTGCTGGTTTCAACCCTATCACTGTCTCCGAACTTAGTCAGTTTGCTGATCGATTTGGGGCCAATCGCTTGAA TGAAGCATGCACCAAGTTTATAACACTTTGTCAGAGAAGGCCAGAGCTTATGAGCTCTTGGAGGGTCAATCAGGAAGAGGAAGCGATACGTTCGTCATGGGAATCTGATATGTCAATTGATGATCCCAGTGAAGACCCATCTAGAGACCTGGCGACAAATAGAAACCAACAACACAGGGAATATCAAACTGGTATGGAAGAGCAAAGCGCAACAGGAACCAGCTACTGTCAACATGAATCAAAGCTTAAGCCACAAAGTAGTcatgatgaaaatgatgaagaagaggaaaaaagtACGGTACAAAATGAGCCTTTAGTGAGTCAGCCTAGGCAACTCACGAGACGGCTTAGCGTGCAGGAGAGGATCAGCATGTTTGAAAACAAGCAGAAAGAGAACTCTGGAGAGAAAACAGCTGTGGCAAAATCTACTGAGCTGAAAAGACTTTCTTCTGATTTATCATCTTCTGCAGGCATGGAAAAGGTTGTGGTACGAAGATGGAGTGGTGCTAGTGACATGAGCATCGATTTGGGAAATGACAGGAAGGATGATACGGGTGATAGTCCACTGTGCACTCCCTCGTCATCTTCAGTGTCCAAAGATGGAAGTGGTGCATCCTCAAAACAATTTGTCGGCTACAATAAAAAAGAGCAGAATGGATTGAGCCATGCTGCGAATCCTCATAGGAATGAGGAAGAATGTACTTCCAACAATGGTGGTGACTGGGGAATGGATGAAGTAGAGTCTCAAAATTCAAGTTCTACTTTCTTACCCAAAGACAAGGAGGTAGACTTGAATGTGCCATTTAGAACGAATAATCAAGTGAGACATCAAGGAAATTCTCCGGATCGATATTTGGAGAAGAATTCCAAGTATAAATTCCATGAGAAGAATCCCAGAGCCAGTTCAGATTACACAGGGAATGCAAATATAAATGATGATGCGAACAACCAGATGAGCGATTTTATATCAAACAGGCAGAACCAGATACAGTTTAGGGATCCTCAGAGCCATTCATTGTCTACATTACAGCAGTTAGGTGGCACTGAACCTATTATCACAAGTGTTCAGAGCAATGGAGTAACTGCGGAGTCTCCGAGGAAAGAACTAATGCCTTCGGATAGGCAATCACCACTTCTTGAGGATCGCCAGAGAAAGACACCGTTTTCTGGAG GTTCTGAACAGATGAAAAGGCCGCATAGTAGAAGACCTGAAATGGGTTCTGCTGCTGTAAATACAAAGCCATCTGCAGCCATTAATAGTGTTTCAGATATCTCCGAGAGTGATACTCTGATCCAAGTGTCTCCAACAGAGCAAGTTCAAAGGGCAAGGCCGTCTAAGGGAAGTCAAGAGCTGAATGACGAATTGAAAGTGAAAGCAAACGAGCTTGAAAAGCTATTTGCTGAACATATGCTCCGTGTGCCTGGGGATCAATCCAGTTCTGTCCGTAGAGGTAAGCCCGGAAAGCCAAGTGAACAGGCTGTGACTTCACAGTTGAGAAGGCCTGTAGCGCAGGATCTATCATCTGTTCAAATTTCTGATCAGAAGACCCTGGCAATGCCAACTTTAACCTCCAACGATGAAGACAAGTTCAAAACTCCGCCAACAATGAAGATGGTTGTTACCAAAGACTATGGAGATACCACGAGGCAAAATTTTCCAGAAATCAGCTTTTCTGATAATTCTAGAGGAAAGTTCTATGAGCAATATATGCAGAAAAGAGACGCAAAGCTGAAGGAAGACTGGAGTTGCAGAAGGACCGAGAAGGAAGCCAAATTGAAGGTGATGCAAGATATACTTGATCGCAGTAACGCTGAGatgaaaaccaaattttctcAGTCTACAGGGAGACGTGATTCAAGTGCCCGACGTGCAGAGAAGCTTGTATACTTCAATTCTAAGTTGAGTGCCAAAAAGGATCAG CATCCAATTAGTTCATTTCAGAGTGAGGAAGATGAGGATGGTTCCAGGAGCACCCAGAATAAAAAGctacaacaaaataaaaataatttattgattGCTCGAACCACTGCTACGTCAGCGTCACGCTCGGCAGCCAAAGTTTCTACTCTCAGTGCTGTTAGGCGGAGAGGGCAATCAGAAAAACATTTTGCACAGTCAGTCCCTAACTTCTCCGAGATCAAAAAGGAGGGCATGAAACCAGCCTCGGGAGTTGGAAAAAATGGTGTCCGCACCCAGGTGAGAAGCTCTATCCGCCCAAAAGCTgtaaatgaagaagaaaagttgcGAAGGCcgaaaattttcagaaaaggTGCTGCTGAAGCTGCTGAGTTGGCTACAGACTTTTCTCAATTGAAGTCAGAGGATGGTGTTTCTGTACCTCTGTATCTTGAACAGGAGCAAAGCGGGAGAAATTTTAATAGTCATGGCACTGGTATCAGCTCTGATAATGCGCAGCTAAAGGCTTCAGAAGAATCTGAGGCATCAGATGATATGGAGAAAGAGGGGATGGGAGAAGCGCTTGATGACACAGAAGTTGAAGCTTTTACTGATGCAGAAAACGAAATGCCAAGACTAAGTCAGGAGTCTGAAGAATGGGGTAGTACTGGGGTTGCAAATGGTGAATCTTTTTCTCAGCTTGACGCTGGTTCAAATACTGAATTACCTGCTGCTATGGCTTCTAGGCATCAAACCATGGGTTCAATCCTGGACTCACCCGGTGAAAGCACTAGTCCATGGAATTCCCGAGTGAAGCATCGATATCCAAACGAGGCATCTGAACTTGATGCTTCAGTGGACTCTCCAGTTGGTAGTCCTGCTTTCTGGAACTTCTCTTCCCTTAACCATACAGAGAGCGATACAACtcaaatgagaaagaaatggGGAGCTGCTCAGAAACGCGCTGCTGGTGGTAATCCATCTCAAAATCAGTGCCAACAAGATGTGACAAAAGGGTTGAAAagacttttgaattttggaagaaaaaaccGTGCGGCTGAGAGTTTGGCTGACTGGATATCTGCTACGACGTCTGAAGGGGATGATGATACTGATGATGGAAGAGATCTTGCAAATCGATCATCAGAAGACTTGAGAAAGTCGAGAATGGGATTCTTGCAGAGCCACCCCTCTGGTGATAGCTTCAACGAGAGCGAGCTATTCACTGAACACG TCCAAACCACTGGCACACCATTGAGCTTTAAACTGAAGGAGGATCAGACGACAGGAGCTTCTGTAAAAG CACCAAGGTCATTCTTTTCACTCTCCAATTTTCGTAGCAAAGGGAAATGA
- the ASIL2 gene encoding sequence-specific DNA binding transcription factor (sequence-specific DNA binding transcription factors; BEST Arabidopsis thaliana protein match is: 6B-interacting protein 1-like 1 (TAIR:AT1G54060.1); Has 515 Blast hits to 439 proteins in 35 species: Archae - 0; Bacteria - 0; Metazoa - 58; Fungi - 2; Plants - 432; Viruses - 0; Other Eukaryotes - 23 (source: NCBI BLink).): MEDDEDIRSQGSDSPDPSSSPPAGRITVTVASAGPPSYSLTPPGNSSQKDPDALALALLPIQASGGGNNSSGRPTGGGGREDCWSEAATAVLIDAWGERYLELSRGNLKQKHWKEVAEIVSSREDYGKIPKTDIQCKNRIDTVKKKYKQEKVRIANGGGRSRWVFFDKLDRLIGSTAKIPTATSGVSGPVGGLHKIPMGIPMGSRSNLYHQQAKAATPPFNNLDRLIGATARVSAASFGGSGGGGGGGSVNVPMGIPMSSRSAPFGQQGRTLPQQGRTLPQQQQQGMMVKRCSESKRWRFRKRNASDSDSESEAAMSDDSGDSLPPPPLSKRMKTEEKKKQDGDGVGNKWRELTRAIMRFGEAYEQTENAKLQQVVEMEKERMKFLKELELQRMQFFVKTQLEISQLKQQHGRRMGNTSNDHHHSRKNNINAIVNNNNDLGNN; this comes from the coding sequence ATGGAGGACGATGAAGACATCCGATCTCAGGGTTCCGATTCACCTGATCCGTCTTCCTCCCCGCCGGCGGGACGAATCACGGTTACGGTGGCTTCGGCAGGTCCGCCTTCTTATTCTCTGACTCCTCCGGGTAATTCGTCGCAGAAGGATCCGGATGCGTTGGCTCTGGCGCTGCTTCCGATTCAGGCCAGCGGTGGAGGGAATAACAGCAGTGGGAGACCAACCGGCGGCGGCGGGAGGGAGGATTGTTGGAGCGAAGCAGCTACGGCTGTGTTGATTGATGCGTGGGGTGAGAGATACTTGGAGCTTAGCAGAGGGAATCTGAAGCAGAAGCACTGGAAAGAGGTGGCTGAGATTGTGAGCAGCAGAGAGGATTACGGTAAAATTCCCAAAACTGATATACAGTGTAAGAATAGGATCGATacggtgaagaagaagtataAACAAGAGAAGGTGAGAATCGCTAACGGCGGTGGCCGTAGCAGATGGGTGTTCTTCGACAAGCTTGACCGTCTGATTGGATCAACGGCGAAGATCCCGACGGCAACTTCTGGAGTCAGCGGTCCTGTCGGAGGATTGCATAAGATTCCTATGGGTATTCCAATGGGAAGTCGTTCGAATCTGTACCATCAGCAAGCTAAGGCTGCAACACCGCCTTTCAATAATCTTGACCGGTTAATTGGAGCTACGGCTAGAGTCTCAGCTGCTTCTTTCGGTGGCAGTGGTGGAGGAGGCGGAGGAGGATCTGTCAATGTACCTATGGGAATTCCGATGAGTAGCCGTTCAGCTCCGTTTGGACAGCAAGGGAGGACTCTGCCACAGCAAGGTAGGACACTGCCACAGCAACAGCAGCAAGGGATGATGGTGAAAAGGTGTAGTGAGTCGAAACGCTGGCGTTTCAGGAAGAGGAACGCTTCTGATTCAGACTCGGAATCTGAAGCAGCAATGTCAGATGATTCCGGTGACAGTTTACCACCTCCTCCTCTGTCGAAGAGGATGAAgacggaggagaagaagaagcaagatgGTGATGGAGTGGGGAACAAATGGAGGGAGCTGACTCGGGCAATCATGAGATTCGGTGAAGCTTATGAGCAAACAGAGAATGCGAAACTGCAACAGGTGGttgagatggagaaagagaggatgAAGTTCTTGAAGGAGCTTGAGTTGCAGAGAATGCAGTTCTTTGTGAAGACTCAATTGGAGATATCACAACTTAAGCAGCAACATGGGAGGAGAATGGGAAACACCAGTAATGATCATCATCACAGCCGCAAGAACAACATCAATGCGAttgtcaacaacaacaacgattTGGGTAATAACTAG